A single window of Sphaerodactylus townsendi isolate TG3544 linkage group LG05, MPM_Stown_v2.3, whole genome shotgun sequence DNA harbors:
- the MFSD4A gene encoding major facilitator superfamily domain-containing protein 4A isoform X2, whose translation MAMAGLAMGCIDTLSNMQLVKIYQKDSAVFLQALHFFVGFGALLSPLIADPFLSDTNCILTNITTNGSSNLPHIRKSLVPHHPGNLSNFDLPTKGLVVTRVSYAFWIMALINLPVPFAVFLLLYKERLVPCCQSSSPPLLSADELAMETRAADKDDSSTSSPRIQPEIGHGDLFGCCQSKNFRGVPCSYFAVHVTGALLLFMTDGIMGEYSGFVYSYAVEEPLSVGHKMAGYLPSLFWGFITMGRLISIPVSYRMKPATMVFINVVGVLVTFFLLLIFSSSVVFLFVGTASLGLFLSSTFPSVLAYTEDILQYKGCATTVLVTGAGLGEMVLQLLVGSIIHDQGNYSFLVCGTIFGAFAFTFYVFLLFFHRMHPQPQSDMDLSPDKPPPVGEPELYQS comes from the exons ATGGCCATGGCTGGGCTGGCAATGGGATGCATTGACACTCTCTCCAATATGCAACTGGTGAAGATCTATCAGAAGGACTCTGCTGTCTTCCTGCAG GCCCTCCATTTCTTTGTGGGCTTTGGTGCCCTGCTAAGCCCTCTGATAGCTGACCCTTTTCTGTCGGACACCAACTGCATCTTGACAAACATCACAACCAACGGTAGCAGCAACCTCCCTCACATCCGGAAGTCACTGGTTCCACATCATCCTGGAAATTTGTCAAACTTTGACCTGCCAACAAAAGGACTGGTGGTGACACGAGTCTCTTATGCCTTCTGGATAATGGCCTTGATCAAT CTGCCTGTCCCCTTTGCAGTGTTCCTTTTgctctacaaggaaaggctggtgCCCTGCTGTCAGAGCAGTAGTCCCCCACTGCTGTCAGCTGACGAATTGGCAATGGAAACTCGGGCAGCCGACAAGGATGATTCTTCCACTTCCTCACCTAGAATTCAACCAGAAATAG GGCATGGTGACCTCTTTGGATGCTGCCAAAGCAAGAACTTCAGAGGAGTTCCTTGTTCTTACTTTGCTGTTCATGTGACTGGAGCCCTTCTCCTCTTCATGACTGATGGGATCATG GGCGAGTATTCCGGTTTTGTGTACAGCTATGCTGTGGAGGAACCGCTCTCAGTGGGTCATAAAATGGCGGGATATCTGCCTAGCCTCTTCTGGGGGTTCATCACAATGGGCAGGCTCATCTCCATCCCTGTGTCATACAGAATGAAGCCAGCAACAATGGTTTTCATCAATGTG GTTGGAGTACTTGTCACCTTCTTCCTGCTCCTGATCTTTTCCTCCAGTGTGGTCTTCTTGTTTGTTGGGACTGCATCCCTGGGCTTGTTCCTCAGCAGCACTTTCCCCAGTGTTCTGGCCTACACTGAAGACATTCTCCAGTACAAAG GCTGTGCCACCACTGTGTTGGTGACTGGAGCAGGCCTTGGAGAGATGGTTCTACAGTTGCTGGTAGGATCG ATCATTCATGATCAGGGCAATTACAGTTTCCTGGTCTGCGGAACCATCTTTGGAGCATTTGCCTTCACTTTCTAcgtcttccttttatttttccacaGGATGCACCCTCAGCCCCAATCAG ATATGGATCTGTCACCTGACAAGCCACCACCTGTGGGGGAACCTGAACTTTATCAGAGCTAA